In Corallococcus silvisoli, the DNA window CGGAGAGCCCGAACTCCCAGCCATTGGGCAGGTGTCGAGTGGGCACGTCGGACAGCGCCCCCATCGTGCGTTCCCCGATCACAGTGACGTTCGGCAGCCCCCGCATCGCCAGCGTGAAGTTCTCCGCCGCACTGGCGGTCACGCCGCTGGTGAGCAGGTAGACCGGCCGGGTGAACTGCCGAGGCCCCGAAGGAGCGAAGCGGAACTCCCGCTGCGGCGTGAAGCCTGTCGGGGTGCGCGTCTTCTTGTAGAAGCCGGTCCGCTCGACGTCGGTGAAGCGGCCCGCGAGGGCGAGGGCCACGGCGTCATGGCCACCGGGATTGAAGCGCACGTCGAGGATGAGCGCTTGCTTGGTGGAGAGCGCAGCCAACGCGGTGTCCAACGCCTGTCCCGCCGCCGCAACCTCCGCCGCGACGCCGGCCTCCGGGTCGGTGCTGAACTTCTCCATCCGCCCCAAGAAGATGTAACCCACCCGCTCGTTGAGGGATTGCCACGCTACGCGGTTCTCCGCCGCCGTCGTCACGCCAGGGCCTCCCAGGTAGTGGGAGAGGACGTACGGGCCAATGTCGGAGAAGTGTTCCTCGAAGTCCGCGGGGAGCGATTTGGGATTGAAGACCTCTTCGCCCGCCACGAGGCGGATGTGTCCATCAGTGAGAGGCGCAAGCATCTCGGACAGGAGGGTGAAGAGCTCGATGTCCGTCGTCGTGGGCGTGACGCGCGACCGGAACTGCGCATAGCGCGCCTGCCAATCCACGCCATACAGGTCGAACAGGGCATACTGCTCGGCGAAGGTGCGCCAGAAGATCTCGAAGTTGAGCACCGGATCATTCGGCTGTGACACCGGCTTCGAGCAGTCCTCCGGCAAGGGCGCGCTCTGTCCGGTGACATGGAGGGTGCCAGGGTCCTCGATAAGCAGCCGGTGGTCCGCGACGCGGAAGTGAAGGTCCGCCTCGGGGAGTGTCCCGTCCACCAGCTCTCCCGAGATCCACGGCAGGCAGCTCGTGGAGGTGATCTCGAAGAGTTCGACCTTCGTGCCCTGGAAACGGATCGCGAGGCCATAGCCATCCGTGCGCCAGCTCCCCTCCAGCGTGTCATCAGGCGAGGGCTTTCCACCGCCGTCTGGCTCATCCTTGCCGCACGCGAGGGACAGACAGAGCAATGCCAGGGCAAGCACGGCGGGGT includes these proteins:
- a CDS encoding S41 family peptidase yields the protein MSRYPAVLALALLCLSLACGKDEPDGGGKPSPDDTLEGSWRTDGYGLAIRFQGTKVELFEITSTSCLPWISGELVDGTLPEADLHFRVADHRLLIEDPGTLHVTGQSAPLPEDCSKPVSQPNDPVLNFEIFWRTFAEQYALFDLYGVDWQARYAQFRSRVTPTTTDIELFTLLSEMLAPLTDGHIRLVAGEEVFNPKSLPADFEEHFSDIGPYVLSHYLGGPGVTTAAENRVAWQSLNERVGYIFLGRMEKFSTDPEAGVAAEVAAAGQALDTALAALSTKQALILDVRFNPGGHDAVALALAGRFTDVERTGFYKKTRTPTGFTPQREFRFAPSGPRQFTRPVYLLTSGVTASAAENFTLAMRGLPNVTVIGERTMGALSDVPTRHLPNGWEFGLSVELYTAPDHQIYERVGIPPSVEVPFDGAGFGQGTDRIFQAALERANAGG